cacacagataaatcatttttaataaacactgcaatattgcataaaaatggCCCATTTTGATTGAGTGTAAATATTTTGGATCAAACAAATCTgaatgtttacaactgtgaatAGCGTGTCGAAATTGGATGCAGAGTgaataaaatgctttaaaatttgCACAAGTACCTTTTTTCTCATTAACATCATGTTCGCTCTCAGGATTGTAGAGCTCATCATCCTGGTCAGGAGCATCAGTCAAAATGTCTTCCAGCACATTCAGCTCCCCGTCTGGAAATGAAACAcacaaatgttgaattttagtttaatatacTGGCATGTTTTTAATATACTGGCATGTTTTAGGTCACTCACACCAACATGAAACAATAGAATACAGTATTACATACAATATAGAGTCATacgttttatatattatatattacagataaaaaacaaacttcaaattcattcaattcaaattaataatgcaaaaaaacatttgccacagtaatgtgtattattattaaactctTCCCGTGAACATATTAATGTAAAACTAGCAGAAATTCATCCATTGTGAGACATCGGATATTGAAGTTACATAACATGTGTTCTATATAACATATAAAACATAACAGATCTATTTATGATGCATAACTTAACCGCAAATGTGTCATATACGACAAGTAAACCAAACTTATATTCATATAAACAAAACCTGCATAATACGTTAGCATAATGCTAAGCTAACAATCGCTGTTATGTTTCCTCAACAAATGTTTATCTGTTCGTATTTTTAGGAAGAATGTGGATGAATTTAAGTAAAAACTTAATAACCATCAGCTAATAGTTTCTATAATCAGAAATAAGAAAAACACGGATGACGATTTTTGTTAACAAATCTGTGACGAATACAGGTAAAGAAAATCGTTGAACGCAACGTTACCTTTCTCATCTCTCCTGTCGACAGACATCTTCAAACACACTTTAAAGCCCCCCCTTTCTCTAGATTTGTTCTTAAGAACTCTGATAATTCGTcgatgttttagaaaatatgACACCCCATGAATGTTTTGTGCTCTGAGTGTGTTTGTCTGCTGTAAAATGGCGGATCTCTTCCTCCCGCATCGCGGTGTGAATCAGGGTTGCCAAATATTCAGAGATTATCACGCCTTTGTTATGCGCACGAACACATGTTTATCCTTCACTGTCGCTAGTTTGAAAATGCAAATgactttacattttaattatttcttgTTCCAGACCCTTACGGAGATCTAGCTATAATAACATATTTAGGCctactttacatttttttatctaAACAATTGTGTGGAatttatttattcttgtttTCTCTCTAAATGCCTGTCCCAGTtttgtcttaaaggtgcaatatgtaagaattttgcagtaaaatatccaaaaaccactaggccagtgttatatattttgttcacttgagtacttacaatatcccaaatatttctaactatttgtaaatcgtgagaaaattgcaaatTTAACCAAGGctgcgggacgtgtgaggagtcgcctgtcaaaggcgtcatacccgtgttaccctcggtttccaatttgattttgtagaaaccatggaaacaccaaagacgctttaatatatttacatgttttaatagacaagggaacagctgttttgatatatttatagacagaaaactaattgttttatatagctcaacacgtttagtcgtattgtttaaatctaattttcttgattttttgcgcataccatgctttaccatgcctcagagaaaaacactattttgtcaagtagctaacatagcataatcagacgcagctttatttttagtaacagtaatacagcattttctccatcatacaatatgttttaaaattaattgcatgccatttatcaacacaatcatccagcatttaatatgatattgtaaaatcgatctatcttactgcagtgtgtaacagtgtctcacagcagccgccgagcgaacgcacagagtaacgttataacatcattttcaacactctcaaatgtatctaatatgataaacagagctgcgttacctcatactcatgaccggaaaagcagaagtggcgccggcgactgtgtcataataaaagtcccgctgctcgtgaggcgtgtgttgatcaatcgctccagctcctcgttcagctccacaacactcgctcctgctctgcttcatactacagtaacgttaataatcacatccatgaacatgatttcttccccaGTCCAATCCTGATTGTTTCCACCAGCTGTGAgttggagaccacatgtcccaagattccacgctcagacttgccgtcatcaagctacgcctttgttttgaataggcttctagcggacagaaaatattacatattgcacctttaatttgccCCAATAAAGTATAAAGACAAGTGGTGGAcccaaaatggtcaatattcatattcatgcattttattaatatttatgttaatcatttatggcttatgatttatcaattttacttttgatttcatatatgtatatgtactcctactatatatattaattctcaTGATATTTTCAAGTATGTACACTttattgtacccttatggttattcttattttatcttTAAGAGTATGCTTGTTATATTCAActgttcttcaagtgttcccGTGTGACAGGTCACGtcgacacgtttgtggttagatactggacgcctgccaagtactgaagtgatgttttttagaattagttgctcatttgaacttaatatgtctgtttttatttctgctgACATTTGATAATGTAAAatttgcaaaattcccttaAGGGGCCAAAACAACCCCTacaactatttttgacactggaccagtCTATGACATAATGGGTaaaaccatttaaccttttcttattagaacaaaaacatcagtttgagtgggatgtaaatttccctatatgcttatggtataaaaTGGGCTTTTTCGCCTTGGCtctttcctttgctctcgcctTCTCTTGTGCTTCATCTCTCctatctgcaaatgtcttaattattgttttttcttttatatactctgatcttcatctattagatacaatactctagATTTTAtaatactctaaattttattattaactattaattacttctttctgattattatgttaccttttggttttattaaatattttttattatcgattaaagtttgcgtgtgaggctaaatttaattgaaatgaatcaatattttttggatctcattttctcaagtttttgcatcaacAAGTTAGTGTAAGTAGCCTAAATTAGTTACCTAGTAGTCAGCTTAAAAAGCTTAGTTACCCATCTCAAAATTACTGTCCCTTTCTCTCCAATCATATTTTTCTGAGAGGATTTTCTGGTGACAATTTAATAACTTACAAAACAGTAAAGCCCTACATTCCCTGCTGGGTTGTCGGCCAATCCTGGCAtgctttattttgtttctgctcAAAGGCCTAAGAAAGCTGTTTGAGCCGTACCCATTAACAAACATAAGAGAATTGTGAACATGCAAATGTGTTGttcagttattaaaaaaattacttaaaatcTCAGGGAtacttcaaataaatattttaggtTATTGGTGCTCAGCTGACAAACACATTTTAGAATCCCTGCATtacatgaacaaacatgaaataatattacatggCCTTCTTAGGTAAAAGGTCACTAGATATGATGGAGATATTTAACATCATTTGTTTAGTAACACATttcagaatttatttatttaggataAACCCCTTGAGATGTAACATCTCGTTTTCGAGGGGGTCCCAACATTCAAAATTACACAATCCTAACATACAAACATCATAAATTATAACTAACAATACAAACacaacagcacacacacacacacaaaaaaaaaacaacaaaaaaaaaaaacaacaacacaaaaaaaacagcacagcGACAGTCTCAAGGGTAACATGTACAATCGTTCTTAAAATAAGATGTTACACATTGTTTAAACAGCCCAAATGATGTAATGGATCTAATATCTACAGGTAAATTATTCCAAATTATTACATCCTCGCATCATCGTTCAGCAACTTGGATAATTATTCATCTCATACATGGTCTAATTGATATAGAGGTGCTTTGGTTGACAAATTCAGAAGCATGGATCACAAACATATTTTCTATattgcagaaaaaaacaaaaaaaattgataGAATCaacaaattatgaataatttactgccattgtATGAATGTGTGATCATGTAatccataaataagtaactgTAATCTGATTATGAGCATTTTAATATGAAATTACAAATACTTTATGTTTGAAATCTAATTACGTAATTCAGATaacatgtaatcagttactactTACACAGGACAAGCATGGGAAAATCAAGTAGTCTAGTATGTTTATTTTACATcaacattcacatttatttgtttaattacatttatttatttaattgcaaTGTGCAATTTTTTGACtgaagcataaaaataccatgatATGTTTGCAGAGATTTGCAGatattgttttttgctttttttgcactttgtctatcttgtaaatttgtatattattatttttattctctttatgtgtcttgtcttgtcactgttactctgttgcactgtggagcttctgtcactaaaacaaattcctagtatgtgtaaacaacatacctggcaataaagctctttctgattctgattctgatttagGAAACAAAGTTCAAGTACTTGTTTCTCAATGCTATAGCCAGTTATTCTCCTTTGAAATGTGCATTAGGGgtcagaatgtctgtttttgttttgatctGTGATCCCGCccactgccaatttacccaatagtatttcgacaccccaggttgccagttggtggaAAACACAGCATATTTTGTCAGAAACGAACTGGGTCATTGATCACAGATAAgtcctcaatctggcaacccGTGTGAGCGTGGAGTCTGAGGAGGAGCAGGGAAACAACTCTCTCCAATATTTTGACTTTGGATTGCAGAAACTAATTCAGCAGCTAGCAGTCAATAtaacatactgcacctttaagagcATTTGCAaaatacacaaaacacacactggCCGTCACACACATGAGGACACGTGTACCTATACAACTATACATTCActcttttttattcttttgtgCTTTGCCATCAGGACGAGTCTTTCTGAAACATTTACGGAAAAAGAAACTGCATGTTTTAATAAAGAGGAATGTGATCAGAGCAGCAACTGAGAGTAAGAAGGCCACTACGTCCAGGCAGTGGTACTGATACCAGCTCAGGTCATGCGCCTGAACTCGTAGATGTTTAGCTCCTTTATTCCGCATCACAAACTCAATCCAGAAAACTGCCTGGTCCAGAGGCTTCATTGGCTGATCATGGTGGATTCTGGACAGTCTCATGATGCTTTCTTTGTACCTGAttagagaagaaaaagaagtgCTGATTAACACATGATAAGCTCTACAGACGTACAACTGAAAAACACCATTTTAGGGTTCTTTCTAATGGATTATTTCAAACTTAGAAAGACTTAACTCACGAGGGATTATTTATGACAGTCTTGAGAGCGTCCGCCAGGTCTTTGGACTCCATtgtgttgatatcaagaacaaCAGCAGCTCCTTTGGTTTTCATGTGCATCATGTTATCAGACTGATCACCAAACAGTGGCAAACCCACCATTGGGACACCATGATAAATAGCCTCATACAGTCCATTTGTCCCGCCATGGGTAATGAAGGCTTTTGCTTTTGGATGTCCTGTCAGATAAAATAAAGTCAGTATCTACACTGATccggcataacattatgaccaccttcctaatattgtgttggtcccccttttgctgacaaaacagccctgacccgtcgaggcatggactcctctagacccctgaaggtgtgcaccaagatgttagcaggtAAGCAACGCAAACGCACCccgccatccacgtgatgtaaaagaaaatgtaattcatcagaccaggccaccttcttcattgctccgtggtccagttctgatactcactgttggctctttgggcggtggacaggggtcagcatgggcaccctgactggtctgcagctatgcagctccatacgcaacagaCTGATgcattctgacacctttctatcagaaccagcattaacttctggagatgtttgagctacaggagctcATCTGtaggatcggaccacacgggccagccttcgctcccatGTGCATCAGTGAGTCTTGGCCAttcatgaccctgtcgccggttcaccactgttccttccttggatcacttttgatagatactgaccactgcagaccgggaacaccccacaagagctgcagttttggagatgctctgacccagtcgtctagccatcacaatctggtccttgtcaaactcgctcaaatccttacgcttgcccatttttcctgcttctaacacatcaactttgaggacaaaatgttcacttgctgcctaatatatccacccacaggtgccgtgatgaagtgGTGTGGTGTGAAGAAGCgcttgcccccttcctgatttttaatttttttgtatgtttgtcacactttaatgtttcagatcatcaaacaaatttaaatattaatcaaagataacacaagtaaacacaacatgcagttttaaatgaaggtttttattatgaagggcaaacaaaatccaaacccacatggccctgtgtgaaaaagtgcttgccccctaaacctaataacaGGTTGGGCCACCCTcagcagcaacaactgcaatcaagcaTTTGTGATAACTTGCAGTGAGTCTGTTACAGCGCTGTGGAGGAGTTTTGGCCCACTCgtctttgcagaattgttgtaattcagccacaCTGGAGGGGTTTCGAGCATGAACTgcctttttaaggtcatgccacagcatctcaataggattgaggtcaggactttgactaggccactccaaagtcttcattttgtttttcttcagccatttcttcaggatcattgtcctgctgcagaacccaagttcGCTTCAGCCTGAGGTCACGAACAGATGGCCAGACGttgtccttcaggattttttggtagacagcagaattcatggttccatttatcacagcaagtcttccaggtcctgaagcagcaaaacagccccagaccatcacactaccaccaccatattttactgttggtatgatgttctttttctgaaatgctgtgttacTTTTACGCTAGATTTAATGGgacacacaccttccaaaaTGTTCAACTTTTGTCTCGTCTGTCCACagtattttcccaaaagtcttggggatcatcaagatgttttctggcaaaactgagacgagcctttatgttctttttgctcagcagTGGTTTTCCTCTTGGAACTCTGCCATGCAGGCCATTTTTGagtcatgaacactgaccttAACTGAGGCAAGTGAGGCCTGCAGTTCTTTGGATGTAGTTGTGGGGTCTTTTGTGAACTCTTGGAGGAGTCGTCGCTGCGCTCGAGGTAATTTTGGTCTGCCGGCCACTCCTGggaaggttcaccactgttcaaTGTTTTCGCcatttgtggataatggctctcactgtggttcggtggagtcccaaagctttagaaatggctttataaccttttccagactgatagttctcaattactttctttctcatttgttcctgaatttctttggatctcaacatgatgtgtagcttttgaggatcttttggtctacttcactttgtcaggcaggtcctatttaagtgatttcttgattgcgaacaggtgtggctagagaaactgaactcatgtgtgataaaccacagttatgttttaacagtactttttccacacagggccatgtgggtttggattttgttttcccttcacaataaaaaccttcatttaaaaactgcatgttgtgttatctttgattcatatttaaatttgtttgatgatctgaaacattaaagtgtgacaaacatgcaaaaaaaaaaaaaaaaaaaaaaacggaaggGGGCAAGCGCTTCTTCACACCACTGTaatcacctgtcagtgctcataatgtcgTGCTGATCAGTTTATTTGATATCAATTATTGTTCTTTGTGTATAACGAGCACAGATGACAACACTTTCCTTACCGAGCAAATCATTCTGTGGGATCCAGTCGTAGAGTTTAGTATTGGGGGCGAGGGTTTCTGGTGTTTTTCCACTGTAACGCCAAACAACCTGTGGAGACAGTACTGAGCATATGAACACCTGAGCAACAGAAAAGTTCTGTAaacgttttatttatttttcctactgagaaatgtatttttaatgataatgtATACTAGTAAAAGTTTAAGACACATCTACAGATCTGAGGTTGTCAATAGTACACAATTACATTctgtgatgaacagatttagtTTGGGCTTTCATGCACATATAGACATTGATCAGCACACATACATGGATCACATCAAATATGGCAAACTGAGAAGCTTAAACGTGCTTGATTGACACAAGGTCTGTTCTCACGTGTCACACAAGTACAGCTGAGCTGCCATTGACCATGTTTGATGTgctttatgtgaataaaagctaaATTAAACCTGTTCATCATATTAGGTGATTGACTCTCTTCAGAGGACTTGGATTAAAGCATTCGATTAATATGATTTGCttttctttatgaactttttgaagcttgaaagttTTGGTGGTATGAATGGACTTTGaatagagggacagaaataTCTCAGGTTTCATTGAAAAGTGTGTCAAAGATGAAagaaaagtcttatgggtttgaaacTGCATGAGGATGAGtgattgatgacagaattacaCACCTTTTGTGGGATCTGACCAAGAGCAGAAGCAATAGTGTTTGCTTTTTCCATCGTCAGGTTGTTGATCATGGAACCCAATGAGAAAACAACAATGCCATGATCTCCTGAGCTCTGAACAAACTTCTCCAGTTcctaaaaaacacaaatgatcacatgctgtcacacaaaaacagaaaacaagatTTGATGCACCATATTTACCATAAAAACTACTTAatataacaaatgtatttatacaGGAAATAGCATTTGTGGGTACAAGTAATGTATTGCTCTCTTGAAAGTGTTCATTCTGGTTCTGAACCCACAAAAAACAATGCAATCTAAACGCCCCATTTTTCTACCAAGGGGTCAAGATTCAGATGGTCTGCATGGCCCATTTTGCCCCTGCTAGAAGATGGCATAATTACACCAGCTGggtcaaaaaaacatttccccCCAACTGTTCTTCTAAAGCAGGGCtgggcaaactcggtcctggagggccgctgtccttgcagagttttgctccaaccctaatcaaacacacctgaaccagctaatcaagatcTTCAGGATTACACACAGGTGAGTTTTATCAAGGTtgcagctaaactctgcaggacagtgccCCTCCAGGACCAAGTTTGCCCAGCCCTGTTCTAAAAGTATTTGTGTATTTTGACAAGATGACATTTACTGCAAgcaatattaaaaatgtcaatCATTCCATTAAATTGTTAAGGAGTCCCCAAAgagacatggtgatggaaaaaacaaaaattcacaAGTTTCCCCCAAGAAACGTTTTGAGAACAAATGCAGAGTTGGTAATTGCACtgacatgtatttttttttccttcagccAGCTTTTCATTAGTAACTTAAACTGAATTATTTTCCATCAGAAATGGATATGGCATAAATTACAATGTTACTTGATCTATTCAGGTTAGAATTCCTTAATTTACATATGATGCTTATTATAATGcaaactaaaacaaaatgtaaaaacataaaaaaaatctgaaaagcatgtatttcaaaataaaatatggcaAAGCAAAGTCATTACCTTTGACAGAGGTTTGGCAGGTTTGCAGTGTAGTCCTCCAACAAATTTAAAGTTAGGCAGGAGTGGGCGTGGATACTCAAAATCCCAGTAAGTTCTAATCAACCAGATGTCAATTTTTCCTATGGTCTCACACATTGATGAAGGTTTTCCTGTGACATATGGAGAGATATAGTCTGCTGATGTACATTAGATCAAGTCACAAGATTAAACAGTGTCTAGAATGAGACTACTGCACAATTAAAGCACATGCGTAAAAGTTCCCAATCAAacaatatgaaataataaaaacataccCAATACTTCAGTGTAAAGCGGATCCATAAACCATGGCATCAGTTGAAATGCAGTCGAAAAAATGGTGTAGAGGAGCGTGTTTTCAACTCTCTCTATGAAGCTCATGTGGTCAGTGAGGTGACCCTGCACAGCCATCGCAGGAACATAGGACGGTGGAGTGGGAATCTGACCACAATTCCGCTCTAAAAGATACGCAAATATTGCGCGCAGTGAGACGACGTGCGGGATCTTCAGCTTCTCTGCCATCAGGTCAGAGAATGGCATCATCGGATCAGAAAAAAGCACATCATAATGAGATTCCTGAAGCGTGTGTAAAAGATCCTCATTGTGAAACAGGCCCTTGTAAAATTCATTAAAGAACTCCACGAACTTGGACATTAGTCGCCAGAATTTGAGCACTCTCTCGTATGTGGTGCCCGGGTCATCCGTCCAGGGATGAATCGCCTCATGCAGTACAGCACTGGCCTCTTCCTTTTCCACATTGACTTTAAACACTTTGAAGTTGAACCGCTCCTTCCGTGTGTAATCTACAGTAGGCGATGAAGAGCTGACCAGAACCGTCACACTGTGGTTCTTATCGACCAGCGCGTCTAAAACCAAACGCATGTTGTGCCAGTGGCTGAACTCGCCCGGCAACACCAAAACCCTGCCAGCCTCTGCTCCACACAGCAGTGCGAACACAAACACAGTCCCAGATATCATGCTGAAGTGTTTGTGCAGTTGATCCAGACAGGCAGAGCCCTTCAGTAAACAGAGTAGATCAGACTGAACTCTTGATCGTCACGTGATTAATGTGGACTTCAGCTTCAGGAAGTTCATGGCGGGCAATATGAATACAGAGTTATCGAGACAGAACTGCTTCAGTAAATGCATTGATCTAGAATATATAACACACTGACGTGTTTATGTAGTATGTAGTTACatcaatgttgtttttaaaagataaattatcTGCCAGTATTTGAGGATTAGTGTGGTCAACTAGCCTTACCTGCGTTGTTAACATATTTTAGACTAATGTTACATTGGTTCAAGAGTTGTTTATGTTCTTAATCTTGTATGTTCATTGTGGTTTCAATAATCCCATTAGAACTGAGGGCTTCAATAATGTTTTATGACCGTTATCTTTATGATTTTCAGAGAGACTGAAAGATGATCGTCAGCTCACTGCACAATGGGTCAATGGACAAGCAGCATAAACagtgaaatgtaaaattattacaggtttgttAAAGGTTTATTCAATAAAATAAGAAGCAGGGAGTGGTTTGCAAACATAGATATGTATAGTACGTAGATGCCACATTCGACCACTGTAGACATGTCGGCATGCCGCCATCTTGGAACAGTCAACACGTCGTCACTCACAGTAAGAATCAATGATACCACAACATTGCACAGCTTCTGGTAGTAAAAACCACCAAGATGTAAATTCCTGAAGAAATGGGATAATCTTTCATGGTGAGAATgtgttggtttgtgtttttatgtgtattAACTCACTATTACAGGGTtttaaactatggtaacttttaAGTGTTGCGTCAGCTGACGCATTCGTCTTGTTGTATTGTGTTAGTTTAGCAAAATCATCTGctgatatagatatagatattcaTACATGTGTCTAACTTGCAGATGCACAATCAACTTGCTCTCGATTGTTCGTGGACCGGTATTTTGACTGTTCCAATATGGCGGATGACTTACGTATAGTTCAAGTAaacttcaagtaaatattttaggaCAAAAATGTTTAGGAATCCCTGCATTACATGAcctaatattaataaacatgaaaacagcAATGATATTACATGGCCATAGTCTTACaagttttatataatatttgtcCAGACTTATCAATTAGTGAAGGTCACTGGATATGATAAAGACTATTTAACATCATTGTTTAGTAACCTGCATAATTATTCATCTCATATATTGTCTAGATTTAAGTACTTTTGTCTCCAAATTCAGACGCATAGATTGAAaattaatgacatttaaatggccattctgtgtgaatatatacagtatttaaagCTAAATAGCATGACACACAGTAGCATTTTTAAGAAGGAAAATTTATTTAGAATTAATTTTAATAGAATTTAGAATTAGGGAGAATTGTAAAAATTGACTGCCATTGTGTGAATAATATGTAATCCATTAAAAGTAACTGTAATCTGATTGtgagcattttaaaacataGTTTTATGAGAG
This DNA window, taken from Megalobrama amblycephala isolate DHTTF-2021 linkage group LG4, ASM1881202v1, whole genome shotgun sequence, encodes the following:
- the ugt2a5 gene encoding UDP glucuronosyltransferase 2 family, polypeptide A5 produces the protein MISGTVFVFALLCGAEAGRVLVLPGEFSHWHNMRLVLDALVDKNHSVTVLVSSSSPTVDYTRKERFNFKVFKVNVEKEEASAVLHEAIHPWTDDPGTTYERVLKFWRLMSKFVEFFNEFYKGLFHNEDLLHTLQESHYDVLFSDPMMPFSDLMAEKLKIPHVVSLRAIFAYLLERNCGQIPTPPSYVPAMAVQGHLTDHMSFIERVENTLLYTIFSTAFQLMPWFMDPLYTEVLGKPSSMCETIGKIDIWLIRTYWDFEYPRPLLPNFKFVGGLHCKPAKPLSKELEKFVQSSGDHGIVVFSLGSMINNLTMEKANTIASALGQIPQKVVWRYSGKTPETLAPNTKLYDWIPQNDLLGHPKAKAFITHGGTNGLYEAIYHGVPMVGLPLFGDQSDNMMHMKTKGAAVVLDINTMESKDLADALKTVINNPSYKESIMRLSRIHHDQPMKPLDQAVFWIEFVMRNKGAKHLRVQAHDLSWYQYHCLDVVAFLLSVAALITFLFIKTCSFFFRKCFRKTRPDGKAQKNKKE